From the Chitinophaga lutea genome, the window GGGTGATCGCCGTCACCAAAGACCTCGGGGAAACGTGGAGCGCCCATCCCACCTCCCGCAACGCCTTACCGGAACCAGCCTGCATGGCCAGCATCATCCGGCACGATTACATCCGCAACGGGCAGAAAAAATCGGTATTGCTCTTTTCAAACCCTGATTCCAAAACCGCCAGGAAAAACCAGACGGTGAAAGTGAGTTACGACGATGGCAAAACCTGGGTGGATAGCAAAAAGATATTGCTGGATGAAGAAAAGGGCAGGGGCTACTCCTGCCTGACGAGCATCGACCGCGAAACGATCGGCATTCTGTACGAAGGGAGCCAGGCGGATATGGTGTTCCAGGTGATCGGGCTGGAGGAGTTACTTTAAGTAATGAATCTCTTAAAGTGTTATCTTCGGATATATTATCACAACATGCCTGAGAAAGAAGAAGCAAATCCTTCGGTAAGCTCACCGAAATTTATCATCAGCAATGAAGCAGAGCGCCTTCGAAGAGACATCTATCGTTCGGACATGGAAAAACTACACCTGTTTACGCAAATGCTCCGAACCAATAACCTGCTCAAAAAGGCTAAAATAACGCATAAATAAAGCGCAACTATTTCACTGAAAGCAACCAAAACCCCGCTCCGGATCATCCCGGCGGGATTTTCATTGCATTATTATTTCCCGCGCGTATAACTCATTTCAAAATTATCTTTCCGGGCCAGCACCAAAGTAGAATCGGTGATTTGCCTGATGATAACCGTATCTACATAAGCACCGGTTGTTTTTACGCCTTCCGTATGATTCCACATCAGCAGCGTATCACCCTTTAATTCCCATTTGTCATAAATCAGCGTATGCATGTTCACCGATGCCGCCGTGCCGTCCGCATTCAGCTGGAAACCCTGCATGGCGGTGTCCTGTCCGGAAATGGGCTGTACCCATTTACCCGGCAGTATTTCGCCGGGCGACGGTTTGTTTTCATTGGCAGGAATTGCCTGAGTGGAATCTACAGATTCACTCTTTTTCTCCTGGCCGGTGTTGCAGGCCATTGATGTAAGCGCCAATACGAATGCTGCTGCGATGGATGTTTTTGTTGTCATTGCTCCGGGTTATTTTTTGAGTCAGGTTCCCGCAAAGGTAGAATTTAACAGGGCAGGGCGGTATATCAGTAGTCTCGGGAAGATCATGGATACCTGGTGAGAGATGAGCAACCGGGTGATTTCAAACAGGATACCCATTGAGCATTTAACATATCGATCAAAAAAGAACCGGAATCCGTCAAAATATAGTTGCGCGCCGTATCGAATGAAACCAGAAGCCCGCTCCGGAACATCCGGGCGGGCTTCGTGTATGCATACCGGTAGCCGGTCCCGTTATGGCAGTGTAGTCAGGTTAACGGTTGGCGGCGTGCCGGTGGCCGTTCTCGTGAAAGTGGAGCCATAAGCCGTATTGTTGGCGAAGAACCCGCCGTTCTGCAGGTAGAAGCTGCCGGCGTCGAGCCCGCCCGCGTAATCGCGGCGCTGGTCGTTGGTGCCGGTGGCGTCTGTTGTAAAACGGCCCTGGGTAAGCTCTACCCATGTGCCGCCCGTATTGTAGATCCACTGGTTGTTATAACGCACCTTCCTGCCGAGGTAGCCGCGGGTGTCGATGAAGTTTTCGAGGAAGGAGTGGGCGCTCGTATAGTAGCTCACCGTGTTGGGACGCTTCCAGGTGGCAATGAACCGCCAGGCGCTGGTTTCGGGTGTATAGATCCAGGATGAGTACAACGACGCGCCGGTGCCGTCCGGTTTGATCTGGGTGAGGAATTTGTACGTGGTGCCGGCCTGCCAGGAAAAGAGCAGGTAGCTTTGTCCGCCCGTGCCTTCGCCGCCGAAGGTATTATCCACGACGTTGGGGCCTTTGCGCACGAGCGTGGTTTTGCCCTGCG encodes:
- a CDS encoding lipocalin-like domain-containing protein — translated: MTTKTSIAAAFVLALTSMACNTGQEKKSESVDSTQAIPANENKPSPGEILPGKWVQPISGQDTAMQGFQLNADGTAASVNMHTLIYDKWELKGDTLLMWNHTEGVKTTGAYVDTVIIRQITDSTLVLARKDNFEMSYTRGK